The Enterobacter asburiae genome window below encodes:
- a CDS encoding Mor transcription activator family protein — protein MNLEQVTELLPSAVIQIADLIGFPATEQLLSAFGGTTFPIGKGLRAMGASRAALLRDTIGDDKTQLLIKNFGGEVLYLPRCDRALRELRNRRFLAEFAEAREQGSSSLMAMTFLCPKYGFSDRFGWQLLSQHRQNTSINQQELF, from the coding sequence ATGAATCTGGAACAGGTAACGGAGCTGCTGCCATCAGCAGTGATACAAATAGCTGACCTGATAGGCTTCCCGGCGACCGAGCAGCTTCTTTCTGCTTTTGGTGGCACCACGTTCCCGATAGGTAAAGGCCTCCGCGCTATGGGGGCCAGCCGCGCAGCCCTCCTGCGCGATACTATCGGCGATGATAAAACCCAATTACTCATCAAGAATTTTGGCGGAGAAGTTCTCTATTTACCCCGCTGTGATCGTGCCCTTCGCGAATTACGTAACCGTCGCTTTCTTGCTGAGTTCGCCGAAGCGCGTGAGCAGGGTTCCTCCTCTCTTATGGCCATGACCTTTCTTTGCCCTAAGTATGGATTCAGCGATCGTTTTGGATGGCAGTTACTAAGCCAGCACAGACAAAACACATCAATCAATCAACAAGAACTTTTTTAA